The Naumovozyma dairenensis CBS 421 chromosome 1, complete genome genome includes a region encoding these proteins:
- the AIM3 gene encoding Aim3p (similar to Saccharomyces cerevisiae YBR108W; ancestral locus Anc_3.359), producing the protein MSSFWANNKDSIKSGLVSAGKYGYQGTKYVAKTGYTAGKKHYNDSKSKRGGKSSSGNRHRKHKKKKDKDDSDSDYSDYSDNEDYRAQPTSVENLKDPRSFPPPPLKPGQQNYTSQSMTNMSGINGFQPNSNINMGNNSMNSSYSNINPQYNNNGPAISNGNSFSNTSQSSIPSQYSQQTQPMQQGMQPQGQQYYQMPNQNQPGMQQPGQMQGLLQNQLPQPQSQNPNQQTYQQPSQSQQQQQNHFQQYQQQNQPQFQQLQGQEPELIPQQNNYQPQFNNPQQNYNDVQNTMINQQPQQQQQQEPHQPWQYITSDNSTGVENNESQGQLSLQEQLGQQLQQKLQPTLNTTNPTAMQSQPNEQRGATAFTRASMSPPGVPQRQQQPVNPQMQQIQQIQTQFNPTDQQLQQQQQLQQQQPIPFNSNFTRPTFPTPNQNNMALQGEMQNPPLLAARGENSLPTSQNSSTPHFEVHPYNLENPEENNSPKITIPQLPLSALAPPPTHRDRGNNQSSPQPSSPSLSSSSTTTTTTTKTSSQPSKPRIPVRKVPTTPNLPSTGASAPITMTNNVKEEGDEEQEQEESSDVNKNSSISGIYDVTVDLPPPPKPFRHTARNAEHKPLPKKSISYLTPHPEQNFPNDDSLPKETPPLSSSSFTASGKSLARTNTEPNLPQRNSQPATTVSKTPGKSTSGDEPPKAAILGSYNVTVDMPPPPKPFRHAADIEMIERKMKSKPNSNSNSSIGTPRGQINNTSDSSLPVTKSSRGPPPVPKKKVNITLDKNVTSSSSSTAETANDNHKNDVPISEFAPPPKPFRRDTSASNNNNSKAKHNNVLLSGDPVDLHSAIVDSSTDTNYSVNVHDISNKRKEDHEAFVSKTKSVLSSFPPPPKPHRREQKDIRVDEQDEFFDAENGYGNDGDSDPGLTPALPTRPTTTEPFGTDTKLSKRKPPPPRIKSKPKNLSMKNYDNPENDKKISNGPGLGDISDELANLKLRKIHDVSSTTTTSQPTIHPPVPRKKEHVAPPLPKKNGTLKHVPPPVPKKRIALKSEERFSSGKDDEEEANPFEKYLKDAVPMEKDRLHK; encoded by the coding sequence ATGAGTTCTTTCTGGGCTAACAACAAAGACTCGATCAAATCAGGGTTAGTATCCGCTGGGAAATACGGTTACCAAGGGACGAAATACGTTGCCAAAACAGGGTATACTGCAGGTAAGAAACATTACAACGATAGCAAGAGTAAAAGAGGGGGTAAATCATCTTCTGGAAATCGTCATCGTAAacacaagaagaagaaggataaagatgataGTGACTCTGATTATTCTGACTATTCGGATAATGAGGATTATAGAGCTCAACCTACTAGTgtggaaaatttgaaagatccAAGATCTTTTCCCCCTCCTCCCCTGAAACCTGGTCAACAGAACTACACTTCTCAATCAATGACAAATATGAGTGGTATTAATGGCTTTCAACCCAATAGTAATATAAATATGGGaaataattcaatgaattccTCATATTCAAACATTAACCCTCAATATAACAACAATGGTCCAGCTATTAGTAACGGCAATAGTTTTTCTAACACTTCTCAAAGTTCGATACCTTCTCAGTACTCACAACAAACGCAGCCAATGCAACAAGGTATGCAACCACAGGGGcaacaatattatcaaatgccaaatcaaaatcaaccAGGTATGCAACAACCAGGTCAAATGCAAGGGCTGCTTCAAAATCAACTGCCGCAACCACAATCTCAAAATCCGAATCAACAGACATATCAACAACCTTCTCAGTCccagcaacagcaacaaaaTCATTTTCAGCAGTATCAGCAACAAAATCAACCACAGTTCCAACAATTACAAGGACAAGAACCGGAGTTAATTCCACAGCAAAATAATTATCAACCCCAATTTAATAATCCAcaacaaaattataatGACGTTCAAAATACAATGATTAATCAAcaaccacaacaacaacaacagcaggAACCACATCAGCCATGGCAGTATATCACCAGTGACAATTCCACTGGagtagaaaataatgaatccCAAGGTCAACTTTCACTACAAGAACAATTGGGACAACAATTGCAACAGAAATTACAGCCTACACTGAATACAACAAACCCTACAGCCATGCAATCACAACCAAATGAACAACGTGGAGCAACCGCATTTACTAGGGCATCTATGAGCCCACCAGGCGTGCCTCaaagacaacaacaaccagTTAATCCACAGATGCAACAAATCCAACAAATCCAAACTCAATTTAATCCTACAGATcaacaattacaacaacagcaacaattgcaacagcaacaaccCATTCCTTTCAATTCCAACTTTACCAGGCCAACTTTTCCAACTCCaaatcaaaacaatatGGCATTACAAGGAGAGATGCAGAATCCACCATTATTAGCAGCTAGGGGAGAAAACTCACTACCTACATCTCAAAATAGTTCTACTCCACATTTTGAAGTGCATCCTTACAATTTGGAGAATcctgaagaaaataattctCCAAAGATAACAATACCTCAATTACCATTGTCAGCATTGGCTCCTCCACCGACTCATAGAGATAGGGGCAACAATCAATCCTCACCTCAACCAAGCTcaccatcattatcatcatcatcaacaacaacaacaacaacaacaaagacTTCTTCTCAACCATCAAAACCACGTATACCAGTCAGAAAAGTTCCAACAACACCTAACCTTCCTTCTACAGGTGCATCAGCCCCCATCACAATGACAAATAATGTCAAGGAAGAGGGAGAcgaagaacaagaacaagaagaatcCAGTGATGTCAACAAAAACTCGTCTATATCGGGGATTTATGATGTCACAGTTGATttaccaccaccaccaaaACCGTTTAGACATACTGCTCGTAATGCAGAACATAAACCATTGccaaaaaaatcaatatcatatTTAACACCACATCCGGAACAGAATTTCCCAAATGATGATTCTCTACCTAAGGAAACACctccattatcatcatcctcCTTTACTGCTTCTGGAAAATCACTTGCAAGAACAAATACTGAACCAAATTTACCACAGAGAAATTCACAACCAGCAACTACCGTCAGTAAAACTCCGGGCAAATCTACATCAGGTGATGAGCCTCCAAAAGCAGCAATTTTAGGTAGTTACAACGTAACTGTTGACATGCCGCCACCACCAAAACCATTCAGGCATGCAGCAGATATTGAAATGATTGAAAGAAAGATGAAATCAAAACCtaattccaattcaaacTCTAGTATAGGAACTCCAAGAGGACAAATTAACAATACATCAGATTCATCCTTACCTGTTACTAAGAGCTCTCGTGGACCACCGCCAGTcccaaagaaaaaagtgaATATAACACTAGATAAAAATGttacttcttcttcttcttcaactgCTGAAACTGCTAATGACAATCATAAGAATGATGTACCTATTTCAGAATTTGCACCTCCTCCAAAACCATTCAGACGTGATACTAGTGcaagtaataataacaactcAAAGGCTAAACATAACAACGTATTATTATCTGGAGACCCTGTAGACCTTCATTCCGCCATTGTTGATTCTTCTACTGACACTAACTATAGTGTAAACGTACATGATATATCCaataaaaggaaagaagatCATGAAGCGTTTGTATCGAAGACAAAATCAGTACTATCATCATTCCCACCACCTCCAAAACCTCATAGAAGGGAACAAAAAGATATACGAGTTGATGAACAGGATGAGTTTTTTGATGCTGAAAATGGATATGGTAATGATGGAGATTCAGATCCTGGTCTAACTCCAGCATTACCAACAAGACCTACTACTACTGAGCCTTTTGGAACAGACACGAAACTCTCGAAGAGGAAGCCACCTCCACCGAGAATTAAGTCTAAACCTAAGAATTTATCTATGAAGAACTATGACAACCCAGAAaatgataagaaaatatcaaatggGCCAGGCTTAGGTGATATTAGTGATGAATTAgccaatttgaaattgagaAAGATACACGACGTTTCTTCTACCACCACTACAAGTCAACCAACGATACACCCTCCTGTTCCTAGGAAAAAGGAGCATGTTGCACCTCCTCTACCAAAGAAGAACGGAACTTTAAAGCATGTACCACCACCTGTGccaaagaaaagaatagCTTTAAAATCTGAAGAGCGCTTTTCGTCCGGGAAGGATGATGAGGAGGAGGCAAACCCATTTGAGAAGTACTTAAAGGATGCGGTTCCAATGGAGAAAGACAGATTACATAAATGA
- the YSA1 gene encoding ADP-ribose diphosphatase (similar to Saccharomyces cerevisiae YSA1 (YBR111C); ancestral locus Anc_3.365) has product MSTLTSLSKITLQKRLSLSLSISSRTYFKRRMSPTISKGKPEDAKIIEAKPVSNTKDCKWIGLEKIKYTDPNGNEREWDSAVRLTRHDGEIDGIGVLAILKYDDGRPDEILLQKQYRPPVKGVCIEMPAGLIDKGEDVATAAIRELKEETGFVGKIIHISPTAFNDPGFTNTNLVLVTIEIDMSLPENKNPQTELEENEFIECFSVPLKKFAEELIELEKKGYKLDARVQNVAQGILMAKQYNINEQ; this is encoded by the coding sequence atgTCAACTTTGACTTCGTTATCTAAAATAACCCTACAAAAAAGATTGTCATTATCactatcaatatcatcgagaacatattttaaaagaagaatgaGTCCAACAATCAGTAAAGGGAAACCAGAAGACGCCAAGATCATAGAGGCCAAACCAGTATCTAATACCAAAGATTGTAAATGGATTGGCTtagaaaagattaaatatACTGACCCAAATGGTAATGAGAGAGAATGGGATAGTGCTGTTCGTTTAACAAGACATGACGGTGAAATTGATGGGATTGGTGTATTAgccattttgaaatatgatGATGGGAGACCCGATGAAATCTTGTtacaaaaacaatataGACCACCTGTTAAAGGTGTTTGTATTGAAATGCCTGCTGGGTTAATTGATAAAGGTGAAGATGTCGCAACTGCTGCTATAAgagaattgaaagaagaaactggGTTTGTTGGGAAGATTATTCATATTAGTCCAACTGCTTTCAATGATCCAGGTTTCACTAATACTAATCTAGTATTAGTCACTATAGAAATTGATATGTCATTACCAGAAAACAAGAATCCTCAAACCGAACtggaagaaaatgaattcattgaatgtTTCAGTGTCccattaaagaaatttgcAGAGGAATTGATCGAATTAGAGAAGAAAGGTTATAAATTAGATGCAAGAGTGCAAAATGTCGCTCAAGGTATTCTTATGGCcaaacaatataatattaatgagCAATGA
- the NDAI0A07890 gene encoding SRP1/TIP1 family protein: protein MVKLLKSTLLVSALTSLTSALTTLTPDDETVNMIELAIYVNDIHGHMADYLSMQGANPDMPYPSEIMKAVMAILFGTDPNNKFTTLFSTIPPAEITSMITGVPWYSERLQPAISKSLEARGIVTMWPPSPTPTPTPTPTPTPTPTPTPTPTPTPTPTTTSTSTSTTTTPSTTTTTSTTSTTSTSTTPSTTTTAPTTSTTSTTTTPSTTTPTTTTTTSSPIATPTTTTTTTSTSSSATIASNAAVETSSAATSTADASTSEAKKSSSAAEELSTESSTKLASTVSAVASSSSSADSSVLASSAVASSIAKEEASFIAALSSSSSSSETPVATSSEAAVVPSSATVVSSSAALASSSAAVVSSSAAVASSSAKTTPISSVSSDITTSCVDCEESERATKTAYTVAEKTVTSCDEKCQQSKLLISASATKTYANSTTANPQFQNSTTYIYTTEGKTVTCTEEVCKSKATAAPAKTTTDIVYVTEGVTITCECTDEDCKSKATAANNAQAKTTTEIVYVTEGVTVTCECTDEECKSKASAAGNASTKTSTEVVYVTDNKTVTCTDEVCKSKATASPTGKGKGNDENTTYTEIIYTTLGKTVTSKASSEVEKVAVSTGASGSSTIKVSQVTNKPSGASPSATVQQQTENGAAKQLVGLGAGIVAAGILLL from the coding sequence atggtgaaattattgaaaagcACACTTCTAGTATCTGCGTTGACTTCATTGACAAGTGCATTGACGACTCTAACCCCTGATGATGAAACCGTTAACATGATCGAATTGGCTATTTACGTCAATGATATCCATGGTCATATGGCTGATTATTTGTCCATGCAAGGTGCAAACCCAGATATGCCTTACCCATCAGAAATTATGAAAGCTGTTATGGCCATCTTATTCGGTACCGATCCAAACAATAAATTCACAACTTTATTCAGTACTATCCCACCTGCTGAAATCACATCTATGATTACAGGTGTCCCATGGTACTCTGAGAGATTACAACCTGCCATTTCTAAATCTTTAGAAGCTAGAGGTATCGTTACAATGTGGCCTCCTTCTCCAACTCCAACTCCAACTCCAACTCCAACTCCAACTCCAACTCCAACTCCAACTCCAACTCCAACTCCTACTCCGACTCCTACTACTACTTCTACTAGTACTAGTACTACTACCACTCCATCTACTACCACTACCACTAGTACTACTAGTACTACTAGTACTTCTACCACTCCATCTACTACCACTACCGCCCCAACCACTAGTACTACTAGTACTACTACCACTCCATCTACTACCACTCCTACTACTACCACTACTACTAGTAGCCCTATTGCCACCCCTACTACTaccactactactactTCTACCTCTTCTTCAGCTACGATTGCATCAAACGCTGCTGTCGAAACTTCTTCAGCTGCTACGTCAACTGCCGATGCATCTACTTCTGAGGCCAAAAAAAGCTCATCTGCCGCTGAGGAATTGTCTACTGAAAGTTCAACTAAATTAGCTTCCACTGTGTCTGCTGTCgcttcatcttcatcttctgcCGATTCATCTGTTCTTGCTTCCTCTGCTGTCGCCTCATCTATCgctaaagaagaagcatCATTCATTGCTgctctttcttcttcatcatcttcatctgaaACCCCAGTTGCTACCTCATCTGAAGCTGCAGTTGTCCCATCATCCGCAACTGTTGTCTCATCATCTGCTGCTCTTGCTTCATCATCCGCCGCTGTTGTCTCATCCTCTGCTGCTGTTGCTTCATCTTCTGCCAAGACTACTCCGATCTCTTCGGTATCATCTGATATCACCACATCTTGTGTTGACTGTGAAGAATCAGAACGTGCTACAAAAACCGCATACACTGTTGCTGAAAAGACTGTCACTAGTTGTGATGAAAAATGTCAACAatctaaattattaatttctgCATCAGCCACCAAGACATACGCTAACTCCACTACTGCCAATCCACAATTCCAAAATTCAACTACTTACATTTATACTACTGAAGGTAAGACTGTTACGTGTACTGAAGAAGTTTGCAAGTCTAAGGCCACTGCTGCTCCTGCTAAGACAACCACTGACATTGTCTACGTGACTGAAGGTGTCACTATTACTTGTGAATGTACCGATGAAGATTGTAAATCTAAAGCTACTGCTGCTAACAACGCTCAAGCTAAGACCACCACTGAAATTGTTTACGTCACTGAAGGTGTCACTGTTACTTGTGAATGTACCGATGAAGAATGTAAATCTAAGGCGTCTGCTGCTGGTAATGCTTCTACTAAGACTTCTACTGAAGTTGTCTACGTTACTGATAATAAGACTGTTACTTGTACTGATGAAGTTTGTAAATCAAAGGCTACTGCTTCTCCAACTGGTAAGGGTAAGGGTAACGATGAAAACACTACCTACACTGAAATCATTTACACTACTTTAGGTAAGACTGTTACTTCTAAGGCTTCTTCTGAAGTTGAAAAAGTTGCTGTCTCTACTGGTGCTAGTGGT
- the SUS1 gene encoding Sus1p (similar to Saccharomyces cerevisiae SUS1 (YBR111W-A); ancestral locus Anc_3.366), with protein sequence MTDSASIKAQIQRYLVETGNYKKISQKLSENLLQEGWIDRVKRMTKEEIEKTNGTLNYNELLTKIEGEALNLVSSSTKEEALQQIRTFLSEIVETE encoded by the exons atgaCAGATTCCGCTTCCATTAAGGCTCAAATTCAGAGGTACCTAGTGGAGACAGGTAACTATAAAAA AATTTCCCAAAAACTGTCTGAAAACTTGCTGCAAGAAGGTTGGATAGATAGAGTGAAAAGAATGacgaaagaagaaattgaaaaaaccAATGGGACCTTGAATTATAACGAACTTTTAACAAAGATTGAAGGAGAGGCCTTAA ATTTAGTGTCAAGTTCAACGAAAGAGGAGGCATTACAACAAATCAGAACTTTCCTAAGTGAAATTGTTGAGACAGAGTAA
- the SPE3 gene encoding spermidine synthase (similar to Saccharomyces cerevisiae SPE3 (YPR069C); ancestral locus Anc_3.363): MASQEITHPTIVDGWFREISDTMWPGQAMTLKVEKVLHHEKSKYQDVLIFKSTTYGNVLVLDNVIQATERDEFSYQEMITHLAMNSHPNPKKVLVIGGGDGGVLREVVKHESVEEAVLCDIDEAVIRLSKEYLPEMAKSYSHPKVKTHIGDGFQFLRDYQNTFDVIITDSSDPEGPAETLFQKSYFELLNGALTEKGVITTQAENMWIHLPVIKDLKKACSEVFPVAEYAYTTIPTYPSGSIGFMVCSKDKDCNVKKPLREISDEDEEKLYRYYNKRIHEASFVLPTWVTKELR; this comes from the coding sequence ATGGCTTCTCAAGAAATTACGCACCCAACAATCGTTGATGGCTGGTTCAGAGAAATTTCTGACACCATGTGGCCAGGTCAAGCAATGACTTTAAAGGTCGAAAAAGTCTTACATCACGAAAAATCTAAATATCAAGATGTCTTAATCTTCAAATCTACCACTTATGGTAACGTTTTAGTCTTAGATAACGTTATCCAAGCTACCGAACGTGATGAATTCTCTTATCAAGAAATGATTACTCATTTGGCTATGAACTCTCATCCAAATCCAAAGAAAGTTCTTGTCATTGGTGGTGGTGATGGTGGTGTCCTAAGAGAAGTCGTCAAACATGAATCTGTCGAAGAAGCAGTCTTAtgtgatattgatgaagcTGTCATTAGATTATCTAAAGAGTATCTACCAGAAATGGCCAAATCCTATTCTCATCCAAAGGTTAAGACTCACATCGGTGATGGATTCCAATTCTTAAGAGATTATCAAAACACTTTTGATGTTATCATCACTGATTCATCTGATCCAGAAGGCCCAGCTGAAACtttattccaaaaatcatatttcgAATTGTTGAATGGTGCTTTGACTGAAAAGGGTGTCATTACTACCCAAGCTGAAAATATGTGGATCCATTTACCTGTCATTAAGGACTTGAAAAAAGCTTGTTCTGAAGTTTTCCCAGTTGCTGAATATGCTTACACTACTATCCCAACTTATCCATCTGGTTCTATTGGGTTTATGGTTTGTTCTAAGGACAAAGACTGTAATGTTAAGAAACCATTGCGTGAAATCtctgatgaagatgaagaaaaattatacaGATACTATAACAAGAGAATCCATGAAGCTTCATTCGTTCTACCAACTTGGGTCACCAAGGAATTGAGATAA
- the NDAI0A07930 gene encoding uncharacterized protein, which translates to MSGGADPTLLAQYAYVLGELEKRAKAGKRLAFVHLVEPRVTNPFMTEGEGEYNDGTNDFAYSIWKGVIIRAGNLALHPEVARELVANDRTLLGYGRFFIANPDLVERLAKGLPLNKYNRDTFYAMTQEGYLDYPTYEEALKLGWDKQ; encoded by the coding sequence ATGTCTGGTGGTGCTGACCCAACTTTACTTGCTCAATATGCCTATGTCTTGGgtgaattagaaaagagAGCTAAGGCCGGTAAACGTTTAGCGTTCGTCCATTTGGTTGAACCTCGTGTCACTAATCCGTTCATGACTGAAGGTGAAGGTGAATACAATGATGGTACCAACGATTTCGCTTATTCTATCTGGAAGGGTGTTATTATCAGAGCTGGTAACTTGGCTTTACATCCAGAAGTTGCTAGAGAATTGGTTGCTAATGATAGAACTTTATTAGGTTACGGTAGATTCTTCATTGCTAACCCAGATTTAGTTGAAAGATTAGCTAAGGGTTTGCCATTAAACAAGTATAACAGAGATACCTTTTACGCCATGACCCAAGAAGGTTACTTAGATTACCCAACTTACGAAGAAGCTTTGAAGTTGGGCTGGGACAAGCAATag
- the ALG1 gene encoding chitobiosyldiphosphodolichol beta-1,4 mannosyltransferase (similar to Saccharomyces cerevisiae ALG1 (YBR110W); ancestral locus Anc_3.361): MISFTLSSWLIWLILFYLLTPILAYSLIPYLFYGTKSTKKRIIIYVLGDLGHSPRICYHALSFAELGWDVELCGYVESSLPSSIVDASNITIHPITKRNGMIMKVLGQVWTIAQQFWELRGSDYILVQNPPSIPILPLAVIYSTCTRCKLIIDWHNLAYSILQLKFNGNFYHPLVLVSFMVEWFFSKFADYNLTVTEAMREYLIKNFNLNPKKCVVLYDRPASQFNPLQDDEVSSRSELLKSEPFIKDLIPADFDLSKGDKILVTSTSFTPDEDIGILLGALKIYESSYEKFDRNLPKILCFITGKGPLKEKYNAQVKEQKWNRCHVEFVWLSSEDYPKLLQLCDYGVSLHTSSSGLDLPMKILDMFGSGLPVIAMNYPVLDELVTHDVNGLKFSDRREMHESLIFAMKDAELYKRLRQAALLESKNRWNDSWEPSMKELGIIR; encoded by the coding sequence ATGATATCTTTTACACTGTCGAGTTGGTTGATTTGGTTGATTTTATTCTATTTATTGACGCCAATATTAGCATATTCCCTGATACCTTACCTTTTCTACGGTACCAAATCTACCAAGAAGagaattatcatttatGTCCTAGGTGATTTGGGACATTCTCCAAGAATTTGTTATCACGCTTTAAGTTTTGCTGAATTGGGCTGGGATGTTGAATTATGTGGATACGTGGAAAGTTCATTGCCTTCCTCCATCGTGGATGCATCGAACATTACAATTCATCCAATTACGAAACGTAATGGGATGATTATGAAAGTACTTGGGCAAGTATGGACCATTGCACAACAATTTTGGGAATTGAGAGGTAGCGATTATATATTAGTCCAAAATCCTCCAAGTATCCCTATATTACCCCTAGCAGTCATATATAGTACGTGCACTCGTTGTAAATTGATTATTGATTGGCATAATTTGGCTTATTCGATTTTgcaattgaaatttaatgGAAATTTTTATCACCCTCTGGTGCTAGTTTCCTTCATGGTAGAATGGTTCTTTAGTAAATTTGCTGACTATAATTTGACTGTGACCGAGGCAATGAGGGAATATTTAATCAAAAACTTTAATTTGAACCCTAAAAAGTGCGTTGTATTATATGATAGACCTGCTTCGCAATTCAATCCATTACAAGACGATGAAGTTTCTTCAAGAtcagaattattaaaatcaGAGCCCtttattaaagatttaattCCAGctgattttgatttaagTAAAGGCGACAAAATACTTGTTACATCGACATCATTTACAccagatgaagatattggTATCTTGTTAGGAGCCTTGAAGATTTACGAAAGTTCgtatgaaaaatttgatagAAATTTACCCAAGATTTTATGTTTTATTACTGGTAAGGGACCTTTGAAGGAGAAATATAACGCACAAGTGAAAGAGCAAAAATGGAACCGTTGTCACGTGGAATTTGTATGGTTAAGTTCTGAAGATTATCCAAAACTATTACAATTATGCGATTATGGTGTCTCGTTACATACATCAAGTTCAGGATTAGATTTAccaatgaaaatattagatatGTTTGGTTCAGGATTACCAGTTATTGCAATGAATTATCCTGTATTGGATGAATTAGTAACCCATGATGTTAATGGGCTGAAGTTTTCGGACAGACGAGAAATGCATGAGTCATTGATCTTTGCCATGAAAGATGCTGAATTATATAAACGTTTAAGGCAAGCAGCTTTATTAGAATCGAAAAATAGATGGAACGATAGCTGGGAACCATCCATGAAAGAATTGGGAATAATACGTTGA